The proteins below are encoded in one region of Triticum aestivum cultivar Chinese Spring chromosome 1B, IWGSC CS RefSeq v2.1, whole genome shotgun sequence:
- the LOC123113130 gene encoding protein LURP-one-related 5 has translation MVMAEPEETPGSQRPSADRGSVAGEPSPPAAATPRRLTVWCKSLVFRGDGYAVFDDVDGRMVFRVDNYGVGPGSMALMDHAGRVLLTLRRRQRKMLSLMPETWEVYNGDVDDDSAANDGHGEPHLMMRATKDLGRSSCTASMLAVDKPELYRLSWSRREEWSRIHRRSSTGNETLIAEVRRKRGGPEKATLLGKDVLSLVVQPGMDLAITMAMLMISNSYR, from the exons ATGGTGATGGCGGAGCCGGAGGAGACCCCGGGATCCCAAAGGCCGTCGGCGGACCGTGGCTCCGTCGCCGGGGAGCCGTCCCCGCCCGCAGCGGCGACGCCTCGGCGGCTGACGGTGTGGTGCAAGTCGCTGGTGTTCCGCGGCGACGGGTACGCGGTGTTCGACGACGTGGACGGCCGGATGGTGTTCCGCGTGGACAACTACGGCGTCGGGCCGGGAAGCATGGCGCTCATGGACCACGCCGGCCGCGTCCTCCTcaccctccgccgccgccaacgcAAG ATGCTGAGCTTGATGCCGGAGACATGGGAGGTGTACAATGGCGACGTCGACGACGACTCGGCCGCGAACGACGGCCACGGTGAGCCGCACCTCATGATGAGAGCCACCAAGGACCTGGGCAGGTCCAGCTGCACCGCCTCCATGCTTGCCGTGGACAAGCCAGAACTCTACCGCCTGAGCTGGTCCCGGCGGGAGGAGTGGTCGAGGATCCACCGGCGCAGCTCGACCGGCAACGAGACACTCATCGCCGAGGTGCGACGGAAACGAGGGGGGCCAGAGAAGGCGACATTGCTGGGCAAGGACGTGCTGTCGCTGGTGGTGCAGCCGGGGATGGACCTTGCCATCACCATGGCCATGCTCATGATCTCCAACTCGTACCGATGA